The Rattus norvegicus strain BN/NHsdMcwi chromosome 9, GRCr8, whole genome shotgun sequence genome contains the following window.
aaaagaaaaaaagagtgtcAGGGTTTTGCTCTGTAGCTTTGAACTTACAATTTTGCTCCCTCAATCTCCTGAGTTCTATGACTACAGATATGTTCCACAATGCTTCACAATTAGGGTgaccttttaaaaaccaaatgTCTCATCAGGACATTCCCTTCCTCAGAATATTCCAGTGGCTCCATCCTTGGAATAAAACGTAAAGTGTGCTCTGTGAGCCTCTACAtgggcttccttccttctccctgctcATCTCTGTCACTGGATCCTCTGCTCCTCTGGATGGCCATGGCATTCTTGCCTCCAGACATTTGTGGTTACAGTGCccctcctttgtgatttcttctggCTGTCATTCTCTCGTCATTCGTGTCTTTGCCCTAAACAAGACTTTTCATTATTGATAAGTCTGATGTTTGGAACAGGCCTTGAGAAAGGGCAAGAATCCACACAGGGGGACTGGAAACTGGGAGGCCTGGGTCTAGTAGCACAGACACAGCATGCATGGCAGGTTGAGGAAGTCAGGTAACCAGCCTGTGCCCCAAATTTTCATCTGTAAAGCTATTAGATGGGGTGATCTCTAGTGTGAAATCCAAGGAGATGAGCCTTGCTCAGACTATACAGCAAAGCAAGGGAGATGGGGTTGAAGCTTCTGCATTCTGCCTTCACTATACAGGGGCTCCTCACATCTAAACTGATGGTGCTTctggttttaattttgttttaaactcAAGCCTGATGCATGATCTTGCAGCCTTTGTCCTCCTTAGGAGCTTCCAGGGATGTCTGACCCACCCCTCCTCTCTCGTCTGGATGTCTAGATAGTAGTTTATAAACAAGCAGGACTACCCTTTGGGTACAAGAGTTTATTTGTTTCATCCCAATGCCTACTCCCTCTTTTGTACCTGTCCTCTGTTCCCCATTCAAACAAGCCCTTTTGGTTTTAGTATCTTTGGGCAAACTAAGCCACTCACCTTGGAGGGATGGGTGACCTCTTGTTTGGTGGCCTTTGGGATTACTTTGGTGGTAAAGCATCGGTCCCTATTCACCTTGACTGCTGGACTCTAGTGGGGGAGAGGAATCAGGAGTaaaggaaggaggcaggaaggacgAGATGGTCTTAGCAGGAAATCCAAAGGAACCAAAGTCAAGGCTTCGTGATTTGGGGGAAGATAAATAGTCTCACCTTTTGGGGCGATAAGAGTCGAAGTTTCTCCTCTTGCTTGCCCCTAGAAGAGTCAGGGACGACAGGTGGAACCTAGGCTTGCCAACGCCCCTCCCCCTTTGCAAGTACAGTTATTATGTCCTATGGAACTGTTCCCCTAGAGATGACTGCTGGAGCACAGTACTTCTGGTAGCTTCTACGTACAGTTCTAATACCCTAAATAGCAGAGGCCTACCATGGGTTTCATACCTCACCCCAGTGGTTGCAATGGGAGAAACCACCTTCCCCTCCTTCCGGCATGGATACTGGGGATGGAGTCTGCTGAGGTGCTCCACCTTTTTGGTCATTAACTCATAGGCTATGTCATCGGTCCAGAACATGCCTATAAGATGAAAGGATAGGGTGAATTGACACCAGGAGCCAGAGTGACCTCTCCCTCAAGGATATGTAAGACCTCATTTAATGGAGAAAGTTAAGTGATGTGGTGTGGAAAGGTTGCTGGGCACAGTCCAACACATCGTTTCTAATGAATCTAGGGATTCACTTGTTGTTGGTAGGATTAAGTGAAACCAAGGATAGAGAAATgtattaaaaccaaaccaaaacaaacaaacaaaaaaaagaaacacaaaacaaaacaagaagcccCCAAACCTCTCCAATGCGGTGACACAAACTTTGGTGTTTTATTAGTACAAGGCTTATTAGTAAGGTGGCTGTTTTTCACATCCAGTAGGTTAGGATGAAGTTCAAGaattacatttaatattttactctgcgtgcatacatgcatgtgcgtgcatgcgtgtgtctgtgtgtgcgcttGCCCATACAGGCATGTATAGACcagagtgtcttcctcaatcGATTATTTCCCACCTTATTTGGGGGGGGGCTGTGAGTTTTTCCCTTGACTTTTCATTTCATTCTATATATTATTATCAatatcattttgtgtgtgtgtacacatgcacatgattGTTGGAGGTCAGAGTAAGATTGATGCCTTtagaaattgaaaatggaaaccagTTCATccagcttggtggcaagtgcctttacccaccaaGCTGTCCTGTTGGTTCTTCACCTTGCCTTTCGAACCACGGTTTCTCATTGAATTGATTAGACTGGACTGACAACTGTCCAGTGATCTCCAGGGATCTCCATCTCTACCTTCCCTGCCACCCACACCCCCACTGCACTGGtttcacccacacacaccactctcCTGTTCTGTGTGTGATGGGGATCAAAACTCAGGACCTCATAATTGGATGGCAGACACTTTCCAATTGAGCCACCTCCCTAGACCTAAGATTCCTGCTAATGACACCCATGTTGCTGGTCTAGGACACATCTTGAGACTTACTGATCTAAGGAATCACATACTTCTTAAAGTATCGGGTATAGTAATGTGGACTCATGGTAGATGTCCTCTTCTACCAACATGCATGTGACGCTCTGTGGAAGGGTCAGCCTTCTATCAATAGTGGATTCCTTActcccttccatctctctcctctaCTACATAGTTCTCCTGCTTCTCATACGAAGGCTGAGGTTTGCATCTGGTCTCTTGGCTGAGCACTTAAGGAATCCAAGCTCTGGGGGAACAAGCAAACCTCAGACTGTGGTAGAGGGTGGGACCAGTCCCAAGGACTTGTATGCTGCTTGTTCTCTTTCCAGGTGTTCAACAGCCCCTTGTCCCCTTCCCCACTAGGGTGATAAGAAACTAGAGGCATCCAGCAACAGAAATCCTATCCCCTAGCCAAGGGTCTTTCACTACTCTCCCCAATATCTGACTAGGACACCATCTCTGCTCTGCAACGTTTGCTTACCTTGGGGTACAATGTGGTGGAATAGAAGCTGTAAGTACTGGAAGACTGAGGCAACGAGTCCTTGGAACGTCCAGAGCTGCTCTGATCCCACTTGGCCCTGACCATCTAAGGGCAAAATAGTGCTGTCAGCAAGCAACCTGGTCAGAATCACTCCAAATCCCAGTTTTGGAAGTTTGGTAGGAGAAGCCAACATCTTTCTCCTATTAACATGGAACCaggttctttcttcctcttcaagTTCCCCTTTCTCATTTCCCCCTTCATCACCACCAGCCCCTGAATTCCACTCACTCTTCTTCTTATCGTTTGAGATAgaaccttttaaaaatagttctagatgtcttagaactcactatgtagaccaggctagcctctaattcacagagatctgcctgcctctgcaccaGCACGCTTGGCTTCCATTCTCTCTTGGTATTAATATCTAGGCAAGAACCAAGCACACAGGCAAAAGTATCATGTGAAGGTGCAGGTGGAGAGAATCCTGGGGGCTGCCCACATGTGATGGACAGGTAGATGCTGAAGAAGTGGATGAGCTGCTCCTTAAGGAAAACTTGGAAGGCAGGAGGGATTAGGGAAAAGAACTGGAATCCTTAGAAAGAGAAAGTGCCATCTCCCCAGGTATTTTCAACAGGTTGGGTCTCAGGCTACCATCCACACCAAATCTGAAGATTTTCAATACAACATattatttgtatgttacatataaatATCCTCCTGCACACGTTATTTTCAATcacacttttgtgtgtgtgtgcgcacactcacacatgtacacatgcatataaaaataTGTGTCCTAGCACGAGTCTAAAGATCTGAGGACAACATCCatagtcaattctctccttctactatatGGACCCTAAGGATTCAACTCAGGCTGTCAGATTCGGTGGCAAGTATATTTATCTGAGTCCTCCTGCCAGTCTCGTCCAGTGTATTTTAAATAACCCCCAATAGCTAATATGTAATGTTAAATAGGTGTTTTATGCATCGCTTAGAGAATAATGACAGGGAGTGTGTTCTGCATTCACTCTACAGTTGGTAAATTGAGGACACAGAGTCCCGTGATGAAGAATAGTGGGGCAGGGAGGAATGACTATATTCCTATGTGTAAGGTCTGAAGGttgggatttctttttcttaaaacacAGATTGCTCAACTGTGTGTAAGagaagggcaggaaggagggatgagTAGGGATAAAGAAAAATCTCCCTGCTCCATTTCaggtaattaaaaaacaaacaaacaaaacctgagtCCTgctatgtatctcaggctggccccaaatcATAGGTCTTCCAAGAATGGGCAATTCTCCCCCTCACTCCATTCAGAGAGATGCCCAATACAGTTTCCTGGCCCTAGAAAGAAGTAGAGGTTCTAGCGTCCTGGTGAAAAAGAGAACTCCCAGAGAAGAGGCGGTGTTCAGAATGAGCCTTAAAGTAGGTGTAGGGAGTCAAGTTACACCGGATCCACAGACTGACTGGAACTGTCCGTGGTGCTGAGGGTCTGGAGTAGTCACCGTGGGCCGTAATGACTAGCACCTCGTTATCTGTACTTCACAGTCCACCCCCATTCTACTCTGTCCCCACCCCGCCTCAGTTCCCCCCTCATTTGACGCCCACAGTGCTTTGCGAATCCCCTGCGTTGGCTTCCAAACCCAAGACTCCCCTTAGGGAGTCTGGGCGTCAGACTTTGTGCTATGGTCTACGCAGGTATTCTGAGGCTGCGCAGTCTGTCCCCGACTGTTACGGAGTGCGAGCCAGGTCCATCCAGGATGGCGCAGATCAGAACAGGAGAAAGTAGAATGGTCTCCCTCCAACCTGTTTCACTCCAGCCTAGCTTTCCCCACTTCATGAAACCATATTCCGACTCCTACACTCTGTGGGTTTACAACTGAGCCTTGATTCCGTCTCTCAGCCCCACCCACCTATTCCCTTGATCAGATAACCAAACACAAACACCCCTGGTTCTCCAGTAAGccctgtttctctctttcctgaCCCCTCAGAAACGTCTGGCGTGTACCGCAGCCACCCTTGGCTCATCTGTCTTCCCTACTCTTTCCCAACCTCCAACCTTTGCCTGGGTCCGCTCCTTCTATGTCTAGACCCTGTACACCAAGTCCCACGACTGCATCTGTCCCTCTGAAACCCTTTACGTTTCTCTCTTGTCATCCTAAACGGCTTTCCTGCTGAGTCTTTTAGCCTTGAAGGCCAGATCCTCTGCTCTCAGAATTGCTCTCTGGTCCTGTCCGcactccccgcccccaccccgatTTTCCTCCTGACCGTGGGCATTTATGTCGCTGCAGCTGCTTGGGCGACTGTATAGCAGAAGGAAGCAGACCAGTAGCTGAAGAACCCCGGAGCCCGCGGGCTTCAACGAACTCTGCATCTTCGCTGGATCCGAGCGCACGGTTCCTCGAGCTAGATCGTAGTGGAAGTAGCGACAACAGCCAGGGGGGCTGTGCCAGGAAGTCACTTTTCACCCGCTAGCGACGCGACGAGAGATCTGCAGAGCCCTCCTCTGCAACTCGGCCAATCGCAAGCAGGCTCTGCCCCTGCAGCCGCCTACCCAAGTTGGCCGTCCCCTTTGGCCTCTCTCCATTCGACCTTTTGGAAGTTCTGCCCCCACCTTCTACACACTTTTACAGTTAAGCCTCCATTCTCTGTCGCCGAGGATGGAGGAATTGGTTGCATATGAGATAGGGGTGGGAATGGAACCAACTAAATGGGTTTGGTTGTGATATTTAAATATGAACTGCGAGGGAATAGTGAGCACTCAGCGTGATGACTGGTTATTGCTTTTGACCCTCATTTTATCTTCATCCATTTAAAACCTTTTTGCAACCATATGGGTTCAACCCACAAAACATTGAATGTCCATTCTTATTTTCCCACAGCCATTGCGGTTGCCCTAATCCTAACCGCCGTACACTTTAAAATAGATCGATTTCAATAACTAAGTACCCGGCCCACTACCACATGTCCCGTGCCACGTTTCTAAGCTACAGTGTAAGTTTTGTCGTAAGCGGGATGTTTTGGGGTGGATGCTTTGTGGATTCTCTAGATTGCATTATCTTTCCTTAGTCTTTACTGCTCAGGCTCTTTTGAGACTCAGTGAGAGGTGTTTAGGAAGGCCCTCTAATGTTGTGGGTTCTGGACTCAAGGCTTTGCCTCATGAGAACTGTGGCAGCTGCCAAAATCTTTCTCAGataattggcttttttttttttttggctcttggAAATCTCATCTTGTGCATGTGCTATTTAGAAAATAGCAGAGAATTTGGTGGGAGATTTGCATTCAGCTTTTAGGCTTCCCTCTCTGTAGACCACACATTACCCAGAATTCCTCTTCAATTTCTGGCTACCTTGGCATTTAAGTACCTGCAACTCTGCACCCCAGCCAGTTACAGCATCACTTTCTGCTTCCCCCTGTGCTGCAGGGAACGGTGGAGTGTCTTGGGGGAAATGCCCACTGAATGTGGAACTCACCTGGTAGAGTGTTTACTCACCAAGAGCTATGATCCCAGtcactttccttccttttgtttggACTCTGTCTTCACACAGTTTCATTTGTCTTTTCTCTGGAATACAGTCAGTACATATTAACAGGACTGTCTGGCACAAGCTGTTTTTCTGTGCCAGGATCTGAAAGTTTCTTGTTATCACCGATTACTGGctggacattttatttttaaatgatttatagaGGCAATTTGAGTGGTGTTATAAAACAATGAATTTGTATATTCCACCTTTTAAGACTCAAGAAACCATAAAGGGAAACTTGTTAAGActcaggtttctttctccttccttccttcctttctttcttccttccttccttccttcctctctttctttctttctttctttctttctttctttctttctttctttctttcaataaaaAGTTCTTTCAGTTAAGTTgtatctggaactcactctgtagatcatgctggctttgaacgcagagatctgtctgcctctgcctcttgagggcTGGATTAAGAGTGTGcaacacagggttggggatttagctcagtggtagagcgcttgcctagcaagcgcaaggccctgggttcggtcctcagctccgaaaaaaagaaaagaaaagaaaaaaaaaaaaagagtgtgcaACACAATGTGACACAAGACTCAGAGAATTCTGAAGGCGGACTTCTCAAGACTGAGTGAATAGACAAATTAGGAACTCGAGGAAGTTGATGAAACTGATTAAATGTATAAGGTTAAATAAGCAACAGGGACAACTGAGATATTCATACCTACGTGGCACAaggggaaaattttcttctgacacacacacatatgtgtccacacataggaaataaatgtaaCTAAAAACGAAACAAcctgccaggcagtggtagcacacaccttttttaaaaagatatagatttatttttatgtgtgtaagcacactgtcgctgtcttcggacacaccagaggagggcaacagatcccattacaggtggtggcgagccaccatgtggttgctgggaattgaactcaggacctctggaagagcagtctgtgctcttaaccactgagccatctctccagccccagtagcacaaacctttaatcccagtactcaggaggcagaggtaggcagatctctgagtttgaagtcagcctggtctacagagtgagttctgggacagccaaagctacagagaaatcctgtcttaaaaaaacaataagagactctcaggactcaaaggaagggaccttagatgaaatgcctaacagtggggagagagaacttgtagagttcacctccagtagaaagacagggcatcaagtagagatggtgttgccatcccacagtcaaaaactctgactcagaattgttcctgtctaaaagaactgcagggacaaaaatggagaagagactgggggaaaggaagtccagtgacaggcctaaattaggatctagctcaaggggaggctccaaggcctgacactattactgatgctatggtgtgcttacaaacggAGCTTGGCATGGCagccctccaagaggcccaacatgccactgaaagtgtcagatgcaggatacttacacccaaccagtggacagaagccggggacccctatggttgaattagggaaaatccagaagaagctgaggaggaggacaaccccataggaagaccagcagtctcaactaaactGGACCCTGAGGTctttcagacactgaaccaccaaccggGAAGCATGAcatgaggcccccagcacatacacagcagaggactgcctggtctggcctcagtgagagaagatgcacctaacccttgagagacttgaggccctagggagtggggagatctggtggggtggggatgggggtggggacatcctcttggagatgggatgAGGAATAGTCAGAGgacagaccaggagggggataatgactggactgtaaaaaaaaaaaaagattaaatgatgatgatgataaatagtgaaataataaaaaagaaaagccaacaagtaagtaaataagtaaatagaccAACTTAAGGTAAGGATCACTTAATGTGAGCCTGCTTTTACATAGGAAAAAAGGGTACCTGGATATTCTCCCTTTTAAGATTCTAgtatcttggggctggggatttagctcagtggtagagcgcttacctaggaagcgcaaggccctgggttcggtccccagctccgaaaaaaagaaccaaaaaaaaaaaaaaagattctagtatcttgggctggagagatggctcagcagttaagagcactgtctgctcttccagaggtcctgagttcaattcccagcaaccacatggtggctcacagccatttatAACAGGATccgatgcctttttctggtgtgactgaagacaactagagtgtactcatattcattaagtaaataaaatcattttaaaaaaaggttcTAGTATTTCTGGAACTAGCTATGTGGTGGCACATCCCTTTAATCACAGGAATTGAGAAGCAAAGGTAGATGAAACGGGgattcctggttttgttggtgtgatgatttgtatatgctcggcccggGGAGTGGCTtgactagaaggtgtggccttgttggagtaggtgtgtcactgtgggtgtgggctgtaagaccctcatcctagctgccggGAAGTGAAtattttgctagcagccttcagatgaagatgtagaactctcagctcctcctgcaccatgcctgcctggatgctgccatgttcccaccttgatgataatggactgaacctctgaacctgtaagccagcctcaattaaatgttgtcctttctaagagttgccttggtcaacaTAGTGAAATTttatatcaaactaaatggagagacgtGTACAAGCATGGATACTCTTCCTTTTGGCTGTTTGTTAGATGGGGATTCTGGTGACAAGTGATGTTCCTAGAAGACCGGGGGATCTCAAGCTTACTGAATCTGGAACTCACGGGAGTGAACCTTCTAATCCACCGGGAGAAGGAAAAGTATTTATCACATGACTGTGGGCAGCAGGTGAGAGAAGATTACAGTCTGTCGGTCCTTCCTCGTCCTGCATTCTTGTTAGGAATAATATCTGGAAGAAGGAAGTACTCAGAATCCTGGTCTCCATCATTACCAAGGGGCTCCGTTGTCCTCCCTCTGACGCCCCCACGCAccagcccccacccctccccatccGGGCACTGATCTTATTATGGAAGAAAAAATTTTAGAGATGCTTTCAAATGGGAGGAAGCTGGGGTTGGATTTGTGTGTGATGGTGCTGggcctcccttctcccccttcaaAGCGGGTTGTACAAACTATTGATTTAGGCCAGTTGAGGCACAGTGACTCAGCTTGCCTCCCCTCGACTCTCACACTCGGGTCCTCTCACCCTCTCTGGTTTCCTGTGCAGAATGAGATGAGAAACCGGAacctagcaggctcttgttagcATACGTCATAGCACCATGACAACCGGTTATCATTGTGGGAATCAGTCATTCAGCGCAGTTAATGTCTCCCTGGCAACCCATCGAGGCAGAAGCAGCATGTGCACCATGGTGACAGGAGTCAGCAGCAATTTCCTTGGACACAGGAGGATCTGGGTCCCCCTCTGAGTTGAGAATGCTTTGAGTAAAGTGTGTGGCGCTCGGCTGCAGCACACAGACCTCCAAGCCACCGCAGTCTTCAGGCCATGACAATGCCTTCTAACAGACCTATCCAGTCCACGCTTGCCTTGGCCGGTGCATTCTCCAACGACACGGGGATGGTCGTGAAATTGTTTGTGCCATCATCCGTCCTTTCCCCCGAGGTCCCCAGTGGCTTTCTTGTACCCTTTACTATTCCCTACAAGGACCTCTCTGGTCACTTTGGGTTTATCTCCTGAGCTCTGTCTCCTCACTACATTCTGTTCTTCTCGGGTTCCATTTAGAAGCgaagagagatggctccgtggttaagagcacatgctgcctTGCAGAAGATGGACCACCATGTTCCCAgctccaacatggtggctcacaaacacctgtaccTCCATTTCCAGGGCACCCATTGCACTTTTTTAGTCTCTGCAGGCATTTCATACACACGGTGTACATACAGACATGTGAGCAGTGTGTTCATACTCAcacattcaaaagaaaaaaaatccttaaaaagtaaaatacttTGGC
Protein-coding sequences here:
- the Resp18 gene encoding regulated endocrine-specific protein 18 precursor — protein: MQSSLKPAGSGVLQLLVCFLLLYSRPSSCSDINAHDGQGQVGSEQLWTFQGLVASVFQYLQLLFHHIVPQGMFWTDDIAYELMTKKVEHLSRLHPQYPCRKEGKVVSPIATTGVRGKQEEKLRLLSPQKSPAVKVNRDRCFTTKVIPKATKQEVTHPSKGFFGPFPTVGLNLVAD